One Amycolatopsis thermophila DNA segment encodes these proteins:
- a CDS encoding MFS transporter: protein MSLEVVMVVDQQQAVRVRPARVAFASFLGTAIEWYDFFLFGSAATLVFNTRFFPTLSPLAGTLAAFATFGVAFVARPLGGIVFGHFGDRLGRKRMLILSLLLMGGGTVAIGLLPDYARIGAAAPILLVLVRLLQGFAVGGEWGGAVLMAVEHAPPHRRAFYGSWPQAGVPAGLVLSASAFLAVQQLPKDQLLSWGWRLPFLASAVLIVVGLYVRSRLEESPEFQEVTEAREVSKFPLKDTLRRSLRAVLVGLFAQAASNIPFYVVSVFVLSYAPGAAGVSRGTVLTCLIVASLVDIAAVPLVAVLADRIGNRKVLLIGALYSALAAFPFFHLIDTGAPLAVLVAMFLFATLGHALTYSAMAGFLAELFGAEHRYTGVSVAYQVGGLITSGPAPFIAAALFAGFGGSWVIALYIVVACVVTFVALLLAPRRA from the coding sequence ATGTCGTTGGAGGTAGTGATGGTGGTCGACCAGCAACAGGCCGTGCGGGTGAGACCCGCGCGCGTGGCCTTCGCGAGTTTCCTCGGCACCGCGATCGAGTGGTACGACTTCTTCCTCTTCGGCTCGGCGGCGACGCTGGTGTTCAACACCCGCTTCTTCCCCACCCTCAGCCCGCTCGCCGGCACCCTCGCCGCGTTCGCGACCTTCGGCGTCGCCTTCGTCGCGCGGCCGCTGGGCGGCATCGTGTTCGGCCACTTCGGCGACCGGCTGGGCCGCAAGCGGATGCTGATCCTGTCCCTGCTCCTGATGGGCGGCGGCACGGTCGCGATCGGACTGCTGCCGGACTACGCCCGGATCGGCGCCGCCGCACCGATCCTGCTCGTGCTCGTCCGGCTGCTGCAGGGTTTCGCGGTCGGCGGCGAATGGGGCGGCGCCGTGCTGATGGCCGTCGAACACGCCCCGCCGCACCGCCGGGCCTTCTACGGCAGCTGGCCGCAGGCCGGCGTCCCGGCCGGGCTCGTGCTGTCCGCCTCGGCGTTCCTCGCGGTGCAGCAACTGCCGAAGGACCAGCTGCTCTCCTGGGGGTGGCGCCTGCCGTTCCTGGCCAGCGCCGTGCTGATCGTGGTCGGCCTCTACGTGCGCTCCCGCCTGGAGGAATCGCCGGAGTTCCAGGAAGTCACCGAGGCCCGGGAGGTCTCGAAGTTCCCGCTCAAGGACACCCTGCGCCGCTCGCTGCGCGCCGTGCTCGTCGGCCTGTTCGCGCAGGCCGCGTCCAACATCCCGTTCTACGTCGTCAGCGTGTTCGTGCTGTCCTACGCGCCGGGCGCGGCCGGCGTCTCCCGCGGCACCGTGCTGACCTGCCTGATCGTCGCGTCCCTGGTGGACATCGCCGCGGTGCCGCTGGTGGCGGTGCTCGCCGACCGGATCGGCAACCGGAAGGTCCTCCTGATCGGCGCGCTCTACTCCGCCCTCGCCGCGTTCCCGTTCTTCCACCTGATCGACACCGGCGCGCCGCTCGCGGTACTGGTGGCCATGTTCCTGTTCGCCACCCTCGGGCACGCGCTGACCTACAGCGCGATGGCCGGGTTCCTGGCCGAGCTGTTCGGCGCCGAGCACCGCTACACCGGCGTTTCGGTCGCCTACCAGGTCGGCGGCCTGATCACCAGCGGCCCGGCACCGTTCATCGCGGCAGCTCTCTTCGCCGGGTTCGGCGGCTCGTGGGTCATCGCCCTGTACATCGTCGTGGCGTGCGTGGTCACCTTCGTCGCACTGCTGCTGGCGCCCCGCCGGGCGTGA
- a CDS encoding DUF1876 domain-containing protein produces the protein MREKNWTVEIVIDEHERRTRATARLHTGAPTHLVGVGTARLNPADADVPEIGDELAAARALNDLAHKLLDAAAGDIERVTHTPAHLHH, from the coding sequence ATGCGGGAGAAGAACTGGACCGTCGAGATCGTCATCGACGAGCACGAGCGGCGCACCAGGGCGACGGCGCGCCTGCACACCGGGGCCCCGACCCACCTGGTCGGCGTCGGCACCGCGCGGCTCAACCCGGCCGACGCCGACGTTCCCGAGATCGGCGACGAACTGGCCGCCGCGCGGGCGCTGAACGACCTGGCCCACAAGCTCCTCGACGCCGCCGCCGGCGACATCGAGCGGGTCACCCACACCCCCGCCCACCTGCACCACTGA
- a CDS encoding CBS domain-containing protein — protein sequence MQIRHLMSTPVVGITPNTTPEEAAATMVERGFTTLPVLTESGELVGLVRESDLAAARLMARSEPDDGVLLRARPATVAALMHRPVVTAEPDADVADVAEALVDSRQRCLPIVHDGHIVGIVSWRDLLAHLVAVRR from the coding sequence ATGCAGATCCGGCACCTGATGAGCACCCCCGTCGTCGGCATCACGCCGAACACCACGCCCGAGGAGGCGGCCGCGACGATGGTGGAGCGCGGTTTCACGACGCTGCCGGTGCTGACCGAGTCCGGCGAGCTCGTCGGGCTGGTGCGGGAGTCCGATCTGGCCGCCGCGCGGCTGATGGCCCGCAGCGAGCCCGACGACGGCGTCCTGCTTCGCGCGCGGCCGGCGACGGTGGCGGCGCTGATGCACCGGCCGGTGGTCACGGCCGAGCCGGACGCGGACGTGGCGGACGTGGCCGAAGCACTGGTCGACTCGCGTCAGCGGTGCCTGCCGATCGTGCACGACGGCCACATCGTCGGCATCGTCAGCTGGCGGGACCTGCTCGCCCACCTGGTCGCCGTGCGGCGGTGA
- a CDS encoding CBS domain-containing protein produces the protein MRALDIMSRPVTTVTPDVPAKEAARILSTHGFTALPVVDDDERLVGIVTEADLIAGRVPPDARYPRPEGQPHRAGASVGEVMTTPATAMAPGCDLAALARALLDARIRAMPIVDGDRLVGIVTRGDIVRVFARSDSAIAADVRRHLSRYGGPDRWHVDVRDGVVRIADDFDDETDRHVATLLAEAVPGVVEATMVSTAGGRA, from the coding sequence ATGCGAGCACTCGACATCATGAGCAGGCCGGTCACCACGGTGACACCGGACGTCCCGGCGAAGGAAGCCGCCCGGATCCTGTCCACGCACGGGTTCACCGCGCTGCCCGTGGTCGACGACGACGAGCGTCTGGTCGGCATCGTCACCGAGGCCGACCTCATCGCCGGCCGGGTGCCGCCGGACGCGCGGTACCCGCGGCCCGAGGGCCAGCCGCACCGCGCCGGCGCCTCGGTGGGCGAGGTGATGACCACCCCGGCGACCGCCATGGCACCCGGGTGCGACCTCGCCGCGCTGGCCCGCGCCCTGCTCGACGCCCGCATCCGCGCGATGCCCATCGTCGACGGCGACCGCCTGGTCGGCATCGTCACCCGCGGGGACATCGTCCGCGTCTTCGCCCGCAGCGACAGCGCCATCGCCGCGGACGTGCGGCGCCACCTGAGCAGGTACGGCGGGCCGGACCGCTGGCACGTCGACGTCCGCGACGGCGTGGTGCGCATCGCCGACGACTTCGACGACGAAACCGACCGTCACGTGGCGACCCTGCTGGCCGAGGCCGTGCCCGGCGTGGTGGAGGCCACCATGGTCAGCACCGCGGGAGGCCGGGCATGA
- a CDS encoding iron-containing alcohol dehydrogenase — protein sequence MTTQTPLAGRFDVLPLESVLFGPGVSGSLAVECAKRSVRRLFVVASPSLARQIDVRERFAAATGGRVAAVFTGGRPHVPHDVVLAATRAAREAGADGVLSVGGGSAIDLAKAVVLCLAEGIDSAAALLRWKVVVSPSGTKQSPVTTAPKVPHFTVSTTLSAGEFTHIIGITDTTRGAKDLYLSPDFVPRVVALDPGLAAHTPRSLWASTGIKAVDHAVETLCSPRAQPVTDALAADALRRLTRHLPASVRDAGDLHAAGQCQLGAWQSIFGVTNVSLGLSHGIAHQLGGRLGVAHGVASCVLLPTVLEHHAEHTRGPQRLIADILAETTGHPAGLGAPELLRRFIAGLRLPTGLREAGVGREEFPAIARHTVGDLMAAAAPGPALGTDDVEKILGRAW from the coding sequence TTGACCACTCAGACCCCGCTCGCGGGCCGGTTCGACGTCCTGCCGCTCGAATCCGTCCTTTTCGGACCGGGGGTGTCCGGCTCGCTCGCCGTGGAATGCGCCAAGCGGTCGGTGCGGCGGCTCTTCGTCGTCGCCTCGCCCAGCCTGGCGCGGCAGATCGACGTGCGGGAGCGGTTCGCGGCCGCGACGGGCGGCCGCGTGGCCGCGGTGTTCACCGGCGGACGACCGCACGTCCCGCACGACGTCGTGCTCGCCGCGACCCGCGCCGCCCGCGAAGCGGGTGCCGACGGGGTGCTCAGCGTCGGCGGGGGCAGCGCGATCGACCTCGCCAAGGCGGTCGTGCTGTGCCTGGCGGAGGGCATCGACAGCGCGGCCGCGCTGCTGCGCTGGAAGGTGGTCGTGTCGCCGTCCGGGACGAAGCAGAGCCCCGTCACCACCGCGCCGAAGGTGCCCCACTTCACCGTCAGCACGACGTTGTCGGCGGGCGAGTTCACCCACATCATCGGGATCACCGACACCACCCGCGGAGCCAAGGACCTCTACCTGTCCCCGGACTTCGTGCCGCGGGTCGTGGCGCTGGACCCCGGCCTCGCGGCGCACACCCCGCGCTCGCTGTGGGCGTCCACCGGGATCAAGGCCGTCGACCACGCCGTGGAGACGCTCTGCTCGCCACGCGCCCAGCCGGTGACCGACGCACTGGCGGCGGACGCGCTGCGCAGGCTGACCCGCCACCTGCCCGCCTCGGTGCGCGACGCCGGCGATCTGCACGCGGCCGGGCAGTGCCAGCTCGGTGCGTGGCAGTCGATCTTCGGCGTGACCAACGTCAGCCTGGGTCTGTCGCACGGGATCGCGCACCAGCTCGGCGGCCGCCTCGGCGTTGCACACGGCGTCGCGTCGTGCGTGCTCCTGCCCACCGTGCTCGAGCACCACGCGGAACACACCCGCGGCCCGCAGCGGCTGATCGCGGACATCCTCGCCGAGACCACGGGGCACCCGGCCGGCCTGGGCGCGCCCGAACTGCTGCGCCGGTTCATCGCCGGGCTCAGGCTGCCCACCGGGCTGCGCGAGGCCGGCGTCGGCCGGGAGGAGTTCCCCGCGATCGCCCGGCACACCGTGGGCGACCTGATGGCCGCCGCGGCACCGGGCCCGGCACTCGGCACGGACGACGTGGAGAAGATCCTCGGCCGCGCGTGGTAA
- a CDS encoding universal stress protein has product MSGEQDAIVAGTDGSEGSLRAVRWAAREAAQRHARLHVVHACAPLVGLYGAGLSALRGASEQIRRAARERLDEAVRVAHDAAGDEVVISSEMPEEAASPLLVERSRRARMMVLGSTGTGGFTGMLVGSTAVQVSAHAACPVVVVRGREAAEGPVVVGVDGSRGGERALATAFEEASRRAEPLVAVRSWNDAEFPGYYGNLYLTVDWDEIEKDEQRTLTEQLAGWAGKYPDVEVERVVVRDRPYRQLLEWSSRAQLLVVGSRGRGGFRGLLLGSTSQALINHADCPVVIVRPGQDQ; this is encoded by the coding sequence ATGAGCGGGGAGCAGGACGCGATCGTCGCCGGTACCGACGGCTCGGAGGGGTCCCTCCGGGCCGTCCGCTGGGCCGCGCGCGAGGCCGCCCAGCGCCACGCGCGGCTGCACGTCGTCCACGCCTGCGCACCCCTGGTCGGCCTCTACGGCGCCGGGCTGTCCGCGCTGCGGGGGGCCTCCGAGCAGATCCGGCGGGCCGCCCGCGAGCGCTTGGACGAGGCCGTCCGGGTGGCGCACGACGCGGCCGGCGACGAGGTCGTGATCAGTTCGGAGATGCCGGAGGAAGCGGCGTCGCCCCTGCTGGTCGAGCGGTCCCGCCGGGCCCGCATGATGGTCCTCGGCTCGACCGGGACCGGCGGCTTCACCGGCATGCTCGTCGGGTCCACCGCCGTGCAGGTGTCGGCCCACGCCGCCTGCCCGGTCGTGGTGGTCCGGGGCCGGGAGGCGGCGGAGGGACCGGTCGTCGTCGGGGTGGACGGAAGCCGGGGCGGTGAGCGAGCGCTGGCCACGGCCTTCGAGGAGGCGAGCCGGCGCGCGGAGCCGCTGGTCGCGGTGCGGTCCTGGAACGACGCCGAGTTCCCCGGCTACTACGGCAACCTGTACCTGACCGTGGACTGGGACGAGATCGAGAAGGACGAGCAGCGGACGCTGACCGAGCAGCTGGCCGGCTGGGCCGGGAAGTACCCGGACGTCGAGGTCGAGCGGGTCGTCGTGCGGGACCGGCCCTACCGCCAGCTGCTGGAGTGGAGCAGCCGCGCGCAGCTGCTCGTCGTCGGCAGCCGCGGCCGGGGCGGGTTCCGCGGTCTCCTGCTCGGTTCGACGAGCCAGGCCCTGATCAACCACGCCGACTGCCCGGTGGTGATCGTGCGGCCGGGACAGGACCAGTGA
- a CDS encoding DUF190 domain-containing protein, which produces MKLQGGALRLTIFVGESDLWHHKPLFTEIVHRAHAAGLAGATVLRGIEGYGASNHVHTTRILSLSDDLPVVVLIVDDEARIRGFLPTLDDLIGEGMVVVEPVEVIRYVGRDRAAQR; this is translated from the coding sequence ATGAAACTCCAGGGAGGCGCACTGCGGCTGACGATCTTCGTCGGCGAGTCCGACCTGTGGCACCACAAGCCGTTGTTCACCGAGATCGTGCACCGCGCCCACGCGGCCGGGCTGGCGGGCGCGACCGTGCTGCGCGGCATCGAGGGTTACGGCGCTTCGAACCACGTGCACACCACGCGCATCCTGTCGTTGTCCGACGACCTGCCGGTGGTGGTCCTGATCGTCGACGACGAGGCCCGGATCCGCGGGTTCCTGCCCACGCTGGACGACCTGATCGGCGAGGGCATGGTCGTCGTCGAACCGGTCGAGGTGATCCGCTACGTCGGCCGGGACCGGGCGGCGCAGCGCTGA